The Hippopotamus amphibius kiboko isolate mHipAmp2 chromosome 13, mHipAmp2.hap2, whole genome shotgun sequence sequence ggtgggtctcttgtaagcagcatattgtaggctcctGGTTTTAAATCCAGTCTGTCACTCTgcgtcttttgattggagcatttagtgcattgacatttaaggtaattattgatacatatgtttttattgccattttaaaccttgttttccagttgactctgtgttccttttttgttcctttttcttcttctggtttgatgatttcctttcattttatgcttgtgttctcttgtttttgttttgttgtgcgtgcgtgtgtgcgtgcgtgtgtgtgtgtgtgtgtgtgtgtgtgtgtgtgaatctattgtatgtttttgatttgtggttgccctgtttttcaagtatgttaaccccttcctatatCTGCTTGTTTTAGACTGATAGTCAATGTAAGCTTAAACacattcttaagaaaaaaaaaaggaatctgcattttcttacTGTCCTTCcccatattttatgattttgatgtcatTTTTTACATCTTCgtgtttatccttttgctgttcttttgtttatcatcactttcacaaataggttttgttttgttttgtttctctttttgatctaTATACTGGctaatttaagtgatttactttccaattgtgatttcctGCTTCCTAtatcttcttgcttcttttctatttaaagaagacttttcaatatttctttgagGATgagtttagtattgctgtattcttttaggttttgcttgtctgaaaaattttttatttttcctcctattctaaatgataatcttgctggatagagtattctaggttgcagATTGTTCCCCTTCAAGgctgtgaaaatattttgccactcccttctggcctgcagtgtttctgtagagaaattaGCTGATAGCCCATAAGGGgtttcccttgtaattaactctttgtttttctcttgctgcctttagaatcctctctttatctttaacttttgacatttttattataatatgtcttggtgttaatctgtttgggttcctcttgtttgggcccctctgtgtttcctgtacctggatatctgtgtacttctttaggtttgggaagtttccagccataatttcttcaaatacattttcaatccccttttctctttcttctccttctggaatccctattatgcgtagattggcatgctttatattatcttatattgctttcacttttttttcatttggctttctgtctaCTCTTCTGTttgggtaatttccattattctatcttccaggtcacttattttcTCCTGCATTATGCATTCTGCTcttcattgcctttagctcagttTTTGTCTcagcaaatgaatttttaattttttcttggctcctccttatagtttctagttGCCTTTTTTACAGTACTTTGCATTTCTGttgatagcctttcttaattccttcagtgttttcattacctcctttttttaactctgtatctattagactgaagaggtctgtttcattgtttgttccttcaggggaattctcttggtcttttaactaggagtggttcctctgcgtcttcatttttcttgtatttctcttactctgtgagtttaggagaaacaattatctactgTAGTCTTGGGGGCTATTTGTATGAGGAAGCATCCCTGAGTAGCTTGTGTGGGTTTAATACTTTTTTGGCATGAGGGCTGTTTTTGGTTTGGATGCTTGCTGTCTTTTTCCTCAGCGTGGGCTGGCCATTATCTCCTTGATAGGGGTTGTGCAGGTGGCCCAGGCAGGCTcccagggaggcagaggcagtgGTTGGTGCCCAGTTGTGGGACCTTCGGCACTGGCAGCAGTCCACGCCCACCTCTGGAGACCAAGATGACAGCAGTGACTCGCACTCGCCCCCGGAGTTCCAGTAGGCAATGCCCTGCTGCCTAAGAGGACGCACATGGAGAAGGAAGCTCCTGTGGCAGTCCCGCCCCCCTCCTTGCCTGCCCCCAACAATGGGCCCCTGCCTCTCTGGCAGGCCCAGGCTTCTTCCCATACTCCCTCGGTTGTGGCACACCACACCCTAGCCCTCTCAGGCTGTCACcatgcagccaaccccagtcctctctccAGGCCTGACCTCTGAAGCCCGAGCCTCAGCATTCAGCCCCCGCCCACCTCAGTGGTCCAatgtctcaggctggggagtgccAGGTGGTGGCATGGACCCTCTGTGCAgatctctctctgctttgccttccacAAACCAGTTACTGTGCTGTCCTCCAGGGCCCTGAAGCTCCCCCTCTGTCTTGGCAGatctccccaccagtgaggggacttAGCAGTGTGCAGAAACATGTCCTCTTTCACAGCTCACCTCCAGGGGCATAGGTCCTGTCCtgattcctccctctctctttctcttcttttttcttttgtcctacctCGTTGCCTGGAGATTCTCTTGCtcttttggaagtctgaggtgtTTTGCTAACGTTCAGTAGATATTCTGTGAGAAtcgttccacatgtagatgtacttttgatgtatttgtgggagaaggtgagctccCTGTCCTACTCCCCTGCCGTCTGGATCCGATCCTGGATTGTAtgttttctgatgagaagttTGCAGCCACTCTTAAATTTATTCCTCTGTACATATGTTTTTTGGGGGACTGGCtgctttgatgatttttttctgggATTTCAGCAATTTGACTGTGATGTACCTAGATGTGTTTCTCTTCGTATTGATCTTGCTTGAGATGCTCtaagcttcttgaatctgtggtgTTTTTGTCTTGCATTAATTTTGGGGAAGTCTTAGCAATTATGTCTTCAGATATCTTTTTATCCCTGTTTGCTCTCtgtcctcctctgcctctctctccccttctccctctgctcctcctctctccccttcttcttttttccctttattcctttCCTGCCTCTGGGACTCCAGTTGTCTATACTTTAGATAGCTTGATATCATCCCATAGCTCTCagttctgttctctctctttctctttcactctttcttctcatatttccatttggataatttttattcACCTAATGTTCAGTTTCACTTATTCTTTTCTCTGCTATGTACAGTCTCAtctctggtaattttttttttttagcagttctGTTTGTGCtttgtaaaaaatttatttatttatttgttttacgaTTTAACAAGTGTGAttggtatcattttatttttaaaatattcatattctatttatttatttatttatttatttatttttggctgcatctcaccttagttgtggcacacaggatcctctttgaggcatgtgggatctttcattgcagtgcacaggctcttcattgcaggctgtctagttgtggcacgcaggcttctctctagttgtggcatgcgggttttctctctctagttgtgatgtgtgggctccagggcgcatgggcactgtagttgtggcatgtgggttccagagtacgtgggctctgtagtttgtggcactcaggctctctagttgaggcgcatgagctcagtagttgtggtgcacaagcttagtcgccctgcggcatgtgggatcttagttccctgaccagggatcgaactcgcatcccctgcattggaaggtggattctttaccattggaccaccagggaagtctctgtgcCTTTTTTAATAGTTGCCAACTTTTTGCTGAAATTGCCTGTCTGTTCAATGTGTCCACCTTTTCaactaaatcttttaaaatgttaaacttggttgttttaaaatctttgataGTTCTGTCTGGATGCATCACCCCTTGGTCTGGTTCTGTTAACTACTTTTCTGTTTATAAtgagtcatttctttttcttgtttctgtgtctattaattttttattgaattcatGGCCTTGTAACGGGATAATAGGGActaaggtatatgcccagaaaaGTACATGCCTTTTATTCTGTTGGGTCGTGTGTGTGGAGTGTTGCATCAACCCAGTTGGGAGTTGAGCACTGGGCTGCTGTCACCTTGTGCTAGCATGAGGCCCGGAGCGCTGGAAGGTTCTCAGAATTCCTGCTTCAGATTTAGCTTTTAAGAGGCCCTGTGCCTTTCTCCTGTGCCTGCAAGaatggggctggggcaggggtggttgGAATCTTTctctccactctcaccacttaGCCAGCCTCCAGCGACAGGCTGGTGTCATTACTTGATGCAGACTCATGGAGAGGGTGGGTGTACTTATCAGGGTTCTTTTGatgtttttcagttcttttgcagCCTCAGTCTTGGGCAGGCCTTGTGTGTCTGAGCCTCATAGGTGGGGCTTTCTCAAAGGTTCCTGTGTCAATGGAGGTCTTGATGGGATATTTTGGCTCTTTTCCACCTCTGTGCACTGAGCATGTTGGGATTGATATGAACAGTGTTGGGAAAGGACCCTCCAGAAGTTATTGGCATTTGTTAAAACTCCAGTACTTGACAGAGTGATCTTTGAAGATTGTAGCTCTGACCCCATCCCTGCTGAAAAGCCCTCTCCTGCACACTGGGGCCCTGAGGTCAAAGGCTTTGAGCTCTATAGTCTCCAGCCTCTCATCCTGACCTTCCTCTGATTATTTATTTGTCTTGTCTGTCTCCCTGGTCCCAGATGATCAGTTCTGAGGGCAGATGTCTTGTTTTCTGAGTTTTGTTAGAGAGGAAATGGTGCATGGCATGTGGTAGGGTCTCAGCAACTGTCTTACTGTTTTGAATGCATGAGGAGCGAGCGCAAACCTGGAAGCCCTTATTGCCGCTGTTATCCAGCAGGTAGCGTCCTTCCCATCCTCCAGGTTCATGCACGATGTCACAGGGAAGCCTTTCTGGGGACCTCCCCACTCCGTGTTTGGGGAGGAGCCTCTCTCCTGTGCCTCCAGCCCTGTGCTTGTTGGTCCAGGCACAGCCACCACGGGAATGATAGTCCTGCTCGTGCTTCTGCTCGCTCCTCCTAGCTCCCCAGGGCAGTGCTGTGCCAGCCAGGCCTGCCCCACCCAGCACTGGGCGGACACCTGGCGGCCTGCAGGGGCCCTTTGCTGCCCTAACTTCGGGCTGATTCTGCACACGCGTGCTGAGTTCAATTTTAAAGGCCTCTTTTCCTGTTTTAGGGAAAGTGAATCATCACATTCCCCTCCGTGGAAGAGGACTTGGGCTGGAAGCATGTGGTGCATCCTGCGAGGCTGGAGGCGAGGGGCTCTGGGCCCACGGGGAGCCCCGGGGCCGCGCTGGACCCGGGCCATCCGTGCTCTGGCCAGTGAGCGTCCCCGCAGCACGGGTGAGTACAGCCACGTGGTGGTGGGTGCGGGCTCCGCTGGCTGCGTGCTGGCCAGTCGGCTCACGGAGGAGCCCGACGAACGTGTGCTGCTGCTGGAGGCCGGGCCCAAGGACGTGTGCGCGGGGAGCAAGCGGCTCCTGTGGAAGATCCACATGCCCGCGGCCCTCGTGGCCAACCTGTGCGACGACAGGTACAACTGGTGCTACCACACGGAGCCGCAGCCGGGCCTGGACGGCCGCGTACTGTACTGGCCGCGCGGCCGAGTCTGGGGCGGCTCGTCCTCGCTCAACGCCATGGTCTACGTGCGCGGACACGCCGAGGACTACGAGCGCTGGCAGCGGGAGGGCGCGGCGGGCTGGGACTACGCGCACTGCCTGCCTTACTTCCGCAAGGCGCAGGCGCACGAGCTGGGCGCGGGCGTGTACCGCGGCGGCGCCGGGCCCCTGCGCGTGTCTCGGGGCAAGAGCGGCCACCCGCTGCACCACGCGTTCCTGGAGGCGGCGCGGCAGGCCGGCTACCCCTTCACCGAGGACATGAATGGCTTCCAGCAAGAGGGCTTCGGCTGGATGGACATGACCATCCACGAAGGTAGCGCGAGGCCTCTGATTCCCCGTCCCCCGGGTTCCTCCTTTAAAAGCGAAAGCTTCTCTATCCCAGTCCCGTTCCTCCTGCCCCATCATGGCCAGTAAGTGTGGACAGACGGGCTGGTTTGAGGTGGAGGGGATGTGACAGACTGCCCCAGCGACAGGCCACAGAATACCACTCAGAGCCAGAGAGAAGTGACTCAGAGATGGTGCCACCTCGGGCATCCTCTGGTCCCTGTGGGTGTGGATAAAGTAGAGTCGGCTCTCTGGTCACATAACCCCGTTTTAGAGCCTAACAGATGGGTGTAGGGAGGCACACAGCAGTGACCGGCCTTGCTTGCCACAGAGCAGAGGCAAGGCCAGGGAGGACCCAGGGCTCTCCTTATCAGCCGCTCTTGGTCTCTGTCATCCTGTCAAGGATGAGGGATGTTTTCGCACCTGCATGCAGGGGTCTCATGGAGATGTGGATTTCAGCTGGACAGCGTGGTTTAGTCTCAGCCTTCTTTTGAAGGCAGAGCTTGCACAGTCAGGGGAAGGGCACATTCCCTCTTTCTGCAGTCCTTCCTTACCTCCCCCTGCATGATCGGTGCCCAGGGAACAGGCAGGGGCTGTGACTGATCGCCGTGCTCTGTCCTGCAGGCAAGCGCTGGAGCACGGCCTGTGCCTACCTGCACCCGGCACTGAGCCGCCAGAACCTCACGGCCGAGACCCAGACATTTGTGAGCAGGGTGCTGTTTGAAGGCACCCGTGCGGTGGGTGTGGAGTACATCAAGAACGGCCAGAGCCACAGGGTGAGTGAATTACTGCCAGGCCTGGGTGGCTCACATGGCCGGGAGGGAGTGGGCAGTGACCCCGTGGTCACAGTCAGTGTGGGTGGGCAGGAGTCATGTTCTTGTCTCCATCGACATGGTGGTAAGGAGTGAGCAGCTGGGGGCAACAGCCTGAAAGACTGTGCCCAGGGCCTTGCAGGAGTTGGTGGCCTGGACGAGGTGAGGAAGCCCCAGTCTAGCCACCTTCAGAGGGCCTGTGGTGCCCTGGCATGAGTGCTCCCATGAACTCTGTCTGCTACAGCTTTCCACACTTGTCCAGAAGTTGATAGGTTCATATTAGAGACTTTAAAAACCATACCTGTGATTACACTCTGTATTTCTGCACTGTGCTGTTTTCCACTTAGCATGTGGGGATTGTTCTGCATCGCATGTGAAGATCTGGCTCACCACGTGCTTTATTTAAACTGCTCGTTTGAGTGCCTGCTTTCATTCATCTCATTTAAGCTCTACAGTCCTGTTTTTAAGACCATCGTTACTGTCTGGCTGTTGCAGAATTTATCAGAGTATGAACCACACTTTATGATCACGCACTCCCGTAGCTGCACGTGTGGGCTGCTTTCAGCTGCGGGGGCCCTGAGCATCTTTTTCCTTGCTCGGGGGCCTGTGAATAGGATCCCCAC is a genomic window containing:
- the CHDH gene encoding choline dehydrogenase, mitochondrial isoform X2, encoding MWCILRGWRRGALGPRGAPGPRWTRAIRALASERPRSTGEYSHVVVGAGSAGCVLASRLTEEPDERVLLLEAGPKDVCAGSKRLLWKIHMPAALVANLCDDRYNWCYHTEPQPGLDGRVLYWPRGRVWGGSSSLNAMVYVRGHAEDYERWQREGAAGWDYAHCLPYFRKAQAHELGAGVYRGGAGPLRVSRGKSGHPLHHAFLEAARQAGYPFTEDMNGFQQEGFGWMDMTIHEGKRWSTACAYLHPALSRQNLTAETQTFVSRVLFEGTRAVGVEYIKNGQSHRAYASKEVILSGGAINSPQLLMLSGVGNADDLKKLGIPVVCHLPGVGQNLQDHLEIYIQQACTRPITLHSAQKPLRKVRIGLEWLWKFTETDIDDFRRCVRLTREIFAQKALAPFRGRELQPGSHVQSDEEIDAFVRAKADSAYHPSCTCKMGQPSDPTAVVDPQTRVLGVENLRVVDASIMPSVVSGNLNAPTIMIAEKAADMIKGRPALWDEDVPVYKPRTLATQR